The proteins below come from a single Aquarana catesbeiana isolate 2022-GZ linkage group LG12, ASM4218655v1, whole genome shotgun sequence genomic window:
- the LOC141113625 gene encoding E3 ubiquitin/ISG15 ligase TRIM25-like, which yields MASADLIEELSCSICLSIYTDPVTLRCGHNFCRECIDQVLDSQEASGLYTCPECRAEFKERPVLSSARVLRNIAEKFLISQPVPEDTGIYCTYCVDSRVPAIKSCLLCESSLCGIHLRVHAKSPEHVLSDPTNTPWNRKCSIHNRIVEYYCPTERVCICVHCIAVGEHKGHPVEKLDEAPEKKKEKLRKDLEILNSNKAWAEKQVQSLEERRTDVQIKAARVTQRVTVLFQDVRRELEDVEQRFLNQISKQVEKISESVYILIQKLEIQKDELSRKISHIEELCKATDPMTVLKHQNSDGEDICHTEQEDNMDTVIPSEGNFYEDLIKDRLLKLSDIIKNIHICIQQPEAVLLDEETAANDLLISRDLKTASWITVKLDRPETPKRFRNFQVLSKRSFSSGRHSWEVDTSYSNSWRVGLCYPSMGRKSFIGDNKDSWCLQRCNHDEYNKVHECQRIPFQHKPTSHKFRIYLDYEVGRISFYELSDPIRHLHTFTTTFTEPLHAAISVWKGSITIIN from the coding sequence ATGGCTTCTGCTGATCTGATAGAGGAACTGAGCTGCTCCATCTGCCTGAGCATTTATACGGACCCGGTAAcgctgagatgtggacacaacttctgccgggaatGTATTGACCAAGTGCTGGATTCTCAGGAGGCGTCTGGACTTTATACCTGTCCGGAGTGCAGAGCGGAGTTCAAAGAACGACCTGTACTGTCTAGCGCTAGAGTTCTACGGAACATAGCGGAGAAGTTCCTCATTTCTCAGCCCGTTCCGGAAGATACGGGAATCTAttgtacttactgtgtggactctcGTGTACCGGCTATAAAGTCCTGCCTGCTCTGTGAAAGTTCTCTGTGTGGCATACATCTGAGAGTCCACGccaagtcaccagaacacgtcttatcTGATCCCACCAACACCCCATGGAACAGAAAATGCTCCATCCATAATAGGATCGTGGAGTATTACTGCCCCACGGAAAGGGTGTGTATCTGTGTGCACTGTATCGCCGTTGGAGAACACAAAGGACACCCAGTGGAGAAGCTGGATGAGGCCcctgagaagaagaaagagaagttgAGGAAAGATCTGGAGATATTAAACTCAAATAAAGCATGGGCTGAGAAACAAGTCCAGAGTCTGGAGGAACGCAGGACAGACGTACAAATAAAAGCAGCTCGTGTGACACAGAGAGTCACCGTCCTGTTTCAAGATGTGAGGAGAGAGCTGGAAGACGTTGAGCAGAGATTCCTAAACCAGATTTCCAAACAGGTGGAGAAGATATCGGAGTCTGTGTATATTCTGATCCAAAAGCTGGAGATACAGAAGGacgagctgtccaggaagataagTCACATTGAGGAATTGTGTAAAGCCACCGACCCAATGACCGTCCTGAAGCATCAGAACTCAGATGGAGAGGACATCTGTCATACCGAGCAGGAGGATAATATGGACACAGTGATTCCGAGTGAAGGAAATTTCTATGAGGATCTCATCAAAGACAGATTACTCAAATTATCtgacataataaaaaatattcacatCTGTATACAGCAACCAGAAGCAGTTTTACTGGATGAGGAAACCGCTGCTAATGATCTACTGATTTCACGGGATTTGAAAACTGCATCTTGGATAACCGTAAAACTAGATCGTCCAGAAACGCCCAAAAGATTTAGGAACTTTCAGGTTCTAAGCAAGAGAAGTTTTTCCTCAGGACGGCATTCCTGGGAGGTGGACACCAGTTATTCGAACAGCTGGAGAGTCGGGTTGTGTTATCCCAGTATGGGCAGGAAATCATTTATTGGGGATAATAAGGATTCCTGGTGTTTGCAAAGGTGTAACCATGATGAGTATAATAAGGTGCATGAATGTCAACGTATTCCATTTCAACACAAGCCTACCAGTCATAAATTCAGGATCTATCTGGATTATGAAgtcgggcggatctccttttatgagcTGAGTGACCCCAtcagacacctccacaccttcaccaccaccttcaccgaGCCCCTCCATGCCGCAATTTCTGTTTGGAAAGGATCAATAACCATTATAAACTAG
- the LOC141113624 gene encoding E3 ubiquitin/ISG15 ligase TRIM25-like: MASPDLRDDLSCSICLNIYTDPVTLRCGHNFCRECIDRVLDTQGVSGLYICPECREEFQERPVLYSARALRNIAEMYLHSQPVPEDTQIYCSYCVDSPVPAIKSCLHCESSLCGKHLKVHAKSPEHVLSNPTNSPGNRKCSIHKKIVEYYCTKERVCICVYCIAVGEHKGHQVESLDEAFEKKKEKLRKDLEMMTSKKAWAEKQVRSLEERKADVEDKAAGEIEKVAALFRDIRRELEELEKRVLREVSMEEKKISQSVSKLIKQLEIQKDELSRKMSHVEELCKTTDPMSVLKDQNSDGEDLCHTEQEDNMDAMILSEGDFYENSITVRLHKLSDFIKDFPICIQQPEGVLLDEETAANYIQISKDLKTASLSAVKLDRPETPKRFKEYRVLSKRSFSSGRHSWEVDTSNSTSWRVGLCYPSMDRKSYIGDNKYSWCLQRHIHAFNKMHENKLTPLLQKPTSHKFRICLDYEAGRISFYELCDPIRHLLTFTITFTEPLHLVIAVYDGSVTITN, encoded by the coding sequence ATGGCATCTCCTGATCTGAGAGATGATCTGAGCTGCtccatctgtctgaacatttatacggaTCCGGTAacactgagatgtggacacaacttctgccgagAATGTATTGACCGTGTGCTGGACACTCAGGGGGTGTCTGGGCTTTATATCTGTCCGGAGTGCAGAGAAGAGTTCCAGGAGCGACCCGTACTGTATAGCGCTAGAGCTCTACGGAACATAGCGGAGATGTACCTCCATTCCCAGCCCGTTCCGGAGGATACGCAAATCTATTGTTcttactgtgtggactctcctgtaccgGCCATAAAATCCTGCCTGCACTGTGAAAGTTCCCTGTGTGGTAAACATTTGAAGGTCCATGccaagtcaccagaacacgtcttatcCAATCCCACCAACTCCCCGGGGAACAGAAAATGCTCCATCCATAAAAAGATTGTGGAGTATTACTGCACCAAGGAAAGGGTTTGTATCTGTGTTTACTGTATTGCTGTTGGAGAACACAAAGGACACCAGGTGGAGTCACTGGATGAGGCCtttgagaagaagaaggagaagctgAGGAAAGATCTGGAGATGATGACCTCAAAGAAAGCATGGGCTGAGAAACAAGTCCGAAGTCTGGAGGAACGCAAGGCAGACGTAGAAGATAAAGCAGCCGGTGAAATAGAGAAAGTCGCTGCCCTGTTCAGAGATATCAGGAGAGAGCTGGAAGAACttgagaagagagtcctgagggaggTCTCCATGGAGGAGAAGAAGATCTCACAGTCTGTGTCCAAGCTAATCAAACAACTGGAGATACAGAAGGacgagctgtccaggaagatgagTCACGTTGAAGAATTGTGTAAAACCACTGACCCAATGTCCGTCCTGAAGGATCAGAACTCAGATGGAGAGGACCTCTGTCATACCGAGCAGGAGGATAATATGGATGCAATGATTCTGAGTGAAGGTGATTTCTATGAGAATTCCATCACAGTCAGATTACACAAATTATCTGACTTTATAAAAGATTTTCCCATCTGTATACAGCAACCAGAAGGAGTTTTACTTGATGAAGAAACAGCTGCTAATTATATACAGATTTCAAAGGATTTGAAAACTGCATCTTTGTCAGCAGTAAAATTAGATCGTCCAGAAACTCCCAAGAGATTTAAAGAATATCGTGTTCTAAGCAAGAGAAGTTTCTCTTCAGGGCGGCATTCCTGGGAGGTGGACACGAGTAATTCAACCAGCTGGAGAGTCGGGTTGTGTTATCCCAGTATGGACAGGAAATCATATATTGGGGATAATAAGTATTCCTGGTGTTTGCAAAGGCATATTCATGCGTTTAATAAGATGCATGAAAATAAATTGACGCCACTTCTTCAAAAGCCTACCAGCCATAAATTCAGGATCtgtctggattatgaggccgggcggatctcttTTTATGAGCTGTGTGACCCAATCAGACACCTCCTCACCTTCACCATCACCTTCACCGAGCCCCTCCATCTTGTGATCGCTGTTTACGATGGATCAGTGACAATTACCAACTAG